A genomic window from Silene latifolia isolate original U9 population chromosome Y, ASM4854445v1, whole genome shotgun sequence includes:
- the LOC141628651 gene encoding uncharacterized protein LOC141628651 translates to MENIGWKPGLESGLNVWNAKWMNGVTPEPQDRLLDPAFIFLGTLQVRELWKSDLTWNAPLVRTLFKEQDAERIIASTLCMSRKQDAVFWPLTNDGVYSVKSGYGIAFMEFFEKKGTIKDKSRISMTGRGFCKSRLWSLPGPNLWKILIWKIITNTLPVGFEFQKRSIEGNHICRMCLEDQSYSETIEHIFRDCGLSVRVWAGSLLGIRVEGVTMVPLSERIINWLRYLEKMEDGERRVLVFLATLWGLWTTRNNAVFKGDRVIPSVLLESIANNVDIYLQAMRKKKEHSEKVLGQAMPSIGGNETRAIKDGFPVYMVGGRDQCRRIRVKVDAGWSKNLAAGIGWVAYDGEGIMFEHGSRKITAESALHAEALGILAVIQWAAGKGFLHLEVVSDCLPLLCQIAGYAGVNHVVKGILQDLKGLYACFHCLGFSYIARNLNAVAHGLASRAMRL, encoded by the coding sequence ATGGAAAATATTGGTTGGAAACCGGGTTTGGAATCTGGCCTTAATGTGTGGAATGCAAAGTGGATGAACGGGGTCACACCTGAACCGCAAGATCGCTTGCTGGACCCTGCCTTTATCTTTCTGGGGACTCTTCAAGTACGAGAGTTATGGAAGAGTGATTTAACTTGGAACGCCCCCCTAGTGCGTACACTCTTTAAAGAACAGGATGCGGAGCGGATTATTGCATCAACACTATGTATGTCGAGGAAGCAGGATGCAGTTTTTTGGCCGCTCACTAACGATGGAGTTTACTCGGTGAAAAGTGGGTACGGCATCGCATTCATGGAGTTTTTTGAGAAAAAAGGTACTATAAAAGATAAATCTAGGATTTCAATGACAGGGAGGGGTTTCTGTAAATCACGTCTATGGAGCTTACCTGGGCCGAACTTATGGAAAATTTTGATATGGAAGATCATTACTAACACTCTTCCAGTGGGTTTTGAGTTCCAGAAGCGATCAATTGAAGGAAACCATATATGTCGGATGTGTTTGGAGGACCAATCTTACAGTGAGACGATTGAGCATATTTTTAGGGACTGTGGTTTGTCTGTTAGGGTCTGGGCGGGGTCGCTCTTAGGAATTCGGGTTGAAGGAGTTACTATGGTACCACTTAGTGAAAGGATTATTAATTGGCTCCGGTATTTGGAGAAGATGGAGGATGGTGAAAGAAGGGTTCTTGTCTTCCTGGCAACGTTATGGGGTCTTTGGACTACTCGTAACAATGCGGTCTTCAAGGGGGATAGGGTTATTCCGAGCGTCCTTCTTGAGTCTATCGCAAACAATGTGGATATTTACTTACAAGCTATGCGGAAGAAGAAGGAACACAGTGAGAAGGTGCTAGGACAGGCGATGCCTTCAATAGGCGGCAATGAGACGAGGGCTATCAAGGACGGATTTCCTGTGTATATGGTCGGTGGGAGGGATCAGTGTAGGAGAATCAGGGTAAAGGTCGACGCTGGTTGGTCTAAGAACTTGGCCGCCGGGATTGGGTGGGTGGCTTATGACGGAGAGGGGATCATGTTTGAGCACGGAAGCAGGAAGATTACAGCAGAATCAGCGTTGCATGCGGAGGCTCTCGGCATCCTTGCGGTTATTCAGTGGGCTGCTGGGAAAGGCTTTCTACATCTGGAGGTGGTGTCAGATTGTTTACCATTACTATGTCAGATTGCAGGATATGCAGGAGTAAATCATGTTGTCAAAGGCATCCTGCAGGATCTCAAGGGTCTTTATGCTTGTTTTCATTGTTTAGGTTTTTCGTATATTGCAAGAAACCTTAATGCTGTAGCACATGGCCTTGCTTCTAGGGCCATGAGATTGTAA
- the LOC141628652 gene encoding uncharacterized protein LOC141628652, which produces MARTWMFDAKRGDPEYDAGLTGFYSFVRENVTNTSIMACPCDMCLNMSYMSLSDVKIHLQKRNFNPKYRRWTFNGESRIIKGGIGEGINLQFSEMEKETCFNLIEKDSNSLEDPDLGMNSESIDESDDNSENIWGDFFGDNEEEQNSSINVDEEIIDDDEDLNENDLEDISIVLDKLKDTEMPLYKSCKKYTKLASIVKLYNLKAKNGWSDKSFNDLLELVKDMLPEDNVLPNRTYEAKKILRGIGMKYEKIHACPIAKNMRHARTVQLIRLFANKEDAKLLTWHKTAKANDGKLRHPADGLEWKYIDSKYPEFGKEPRNLRLALSTDGMNPYGNLSSQR; this is translated from the exons ATGGCTCGTACTTGGATGTTTGATGCGAAAAGAGGTGACCCAGAATATGATGCCGGGCTAACTGGATTTTATTCCTTTGTTAGAGAGAATGTGACAAACACATCTATTATGGCGTGCCCTTGTGATATGTGTCTTAATATGAGTTATATGAGCTTGTCAGATGTAAAAATTCATTTACAAAAGAGAAATTTTAATCCAAAATATAGACGATGGACTTTTAACGGAGAATCTAGAATCATAAAAGGAGGAATTGGAGAAGGTATAAATCTCCAATTTAGTGAGATGGAGAAAGAAACATGTTTCAATCTAATTGAAAAGGATTCTAATTCACTGGAAGATCCGGATTTGGGTATGAATTCGGAGTCGATTGATGAGTCTGATGATAACTCTGAAAATATATGGGGAGATTTTTTTGGAGACAATGAGGAAGAACAGAACTCATCTATAAATGTTGATGAAGAAATTATAGATGATGATGAAGACCTTAATGAAAATGATTTGGAGGACATAAGTATTGTATTAGATAAGTTAAAAGATACTGAGATGCCGTTGTATAAGAGTTGCAAGAAATACACAAAATTGGCGTCAATTGTTAAGCTATATAATTTGAAAGCCAAAAATGGGTGGAGCGACAAGAGTTTTAATGACCTCCTAGAATTGGTGAAAGACATGCTTCCCGAAGATAATGTGCTTCCCAATCGCAcctatgaggcaaagaagatacTTCGAGGAATTGGTATGAAATATGAAAAGATTCATGCATGTCCTATCGCAAAGAATATGAGACATGCACGCACTGTCCA GTTGATACGCCTTTTTGCGAATAAGGAAGATGCGAAGCTATTGACATGGCATAAAACTGCCAAAGCTAATGATGGGAAGTTGAGACACCCGGCTGATGGGTTAGAGTGGAAGTACATTGATTCTAAGTACCCGGAGTTTGGCAAAGAACCGAGAAATCTTCGTCTTGCATTATCAACCGACGGGATGAATCCTTATGGAAATTTGAGTAGTCAAAGATAG